From Streptomyces sp. TLI_105, the proteins below share one genomic window:
- a CDS encoding dihydroorotase, with amino-acid sequence MSKILIRGAKVLGGDVQDVLINGETIAATARQGEIDWSGTGLSAEGATVIEADGQILLPGLVDLHTHLREPGREDSETVLTGTRAAASGGYTAVFAMANTHPVADTAGVVEQVYRLGKESGYCDVQPIGAVTVGLEGKKLAELGAMHDSAAGVTVFSDDGKCVDDAVIMRRALEYVKAFGGVVAQHAQEPRLTEGAQMNEGVVSAELGLGGWPAVAEESIIARDVLLAEHVGSRVHICHLSTAGSVEIVRWAKSRGIDVTAEVTPHHLLLTDELVRSYNPVYKVNPPLRTEKDVLALREALADGTIDIVATDHAPHPHEDKDCEWAAAAMGMVGLETALSVVQQTMVETGLLDWAGVADRMSFAPARIGRAQGHGRPVSAGEPANLTLVDPAYRGVVDPADFASRSRNTPYEGRELPGRVTHTFLRGRATVVDGKLA; translated from the coding sequence ATGAGCAAGATCCTTATCCGCGGTGCGAAGGTCCTCGGCGGCGACGTCCAGGACGTCCTCATCAACGGCGAGACCATCGCCGCCACCGCCCGGCAGGGCGAAATCGACTGGAGTGGGACCGGCCTCTCCGCCGAGGGCGCGACCGTGATCGAGGCCGACGGCCAGATCCTGCTGCCCGGCCTGGTCGACCTCCACACGCACCTGCGCGAGCCCGGCCGCGAGGACTCCGAGACCGTCCTCACCGGCACCCGCGCCGCCGCCTCCGGCGGCTACACCGCCGTCTTCGCCATGGCCAACACCCACCCGGTCGCCGACACCGCCGGCGTCGTCGAGCAGGTCTACCGCCTCGGCAAGGAGTCCGGCTACTGCGACGTCCAGCCCATCGGCGCCGTCACCGTCGGCCTGGAGGGCAAGAAGCTCGCCGAGCTCGGCGCCATGCACGACTCCGCCGCCGGCGTCACCGTCTTCTCCGACGACGGCAAGTGCGTCGACGACGCCGTGATCATGCGCCGCGCCTTGGAGTACGTGAAGGCCTTCGGCGGCGTCGTCGCCCAGCACGCCCAGGAGCCCCGCCTCACGGAGGGCGCCCAGATGAACGAGGGCGTCGTCTCCGCCGAGCTCGGCCTCGGCGGCTGGCCCGCCGTCGCCGAGGAGTCGATCATCGCCCGCGACGTCCTCCTCGCCGAGCACGTCGGCTCCCGCGTCCACATCTGCCACCTCTCCACCGCCGGCTCCGTCGAGATCGTCCGCTGGGCCAAGTCCCGCGGCATCGACGTCACCGCCGAGGTCACCCCGCACCACCTCCTCCTCACGGACGAGCTGGTCCGCTCGTACAACCCGGTCTACAAGGTCAACCCGCCGCTGCGCACCGAGAAGGACGTCCTCGCCCTGCGCGAGGCGCTGGCCGACGGCACGATCGACATCGTCGCCACCGACCACGCCCCGCACCCGCACGAGGACAAGGACTGCGAGTGGGCCGCGGCCGCCATGGGCATGGTCGGCCTGGAGACCGCCCTCTCCGTCGTCCAGCAGACGATGGTCGAGACCGGCCTCCTCGACTGGGCCGGCGTCGCCGACCGGATGTCCTTCGCGCCCGCCCGCATCGGACGGGCCCAGGGCCACGGACGCCCCGTCTCGGCAGGTGAGCCCGCGAACCTGACGCTGGTCGATCCGGCTTACCGTGGTGTCGTGGACCCCGCGGACTTCGCCTCCCGCAGCCGCAACACCCCCTACGAGGGCCGTGAGCTGCCGGGACGCGTCACCCACACCTTCCTGCGGGGCCGGGCAACGGTCGTGGACGGGAAGCTGGCGTGA
- the carA gene encoding glutamine-hydrolyzing carbamoyl-phosphate synthase small subunit, which translates to MTTSTRGAAKTPAVLVLEDGRIFRGRAYGAVGETFGEAVFSTGMTGYQETLTDPSYHRQVVVMTAPHVGNTGVNDEDPESGRIWVSGYVVRDPARVSSNWRSRRSLDEELRNQGVVGIQGIDTRALTRHLRESGAMRVGIFSGSALPDEGTMLAEVRQQPEMKGANLSAEVATQETYVVPAIGPDGEAVPIGAAKFTVAAVDLGIKGMTPHRMAERGIEVHVLPATATAEDIYAVQPDGVFFSNGPGDPATADGPVSVMQAVLERKTPLFGICFGNQILGRALGFGTYKLKYGHRGINQPVQDRTTGKVEVTAHNHGFAVDAPLDKVSETPFGRVEVSHVCLNDNVVEGLQLLDQPAFSVQYHPEAAAGPHDAAYLFDRFVSLMEAERA; encoded by the coding sequence ATGACGACCTCCACCAGGGGAGCCGCCAAGACTCCCGCCGTACTCGTCCTGGAGGACGGCCGCATCTTCCGCGGCCGCGCCTACGGGGCCGTGGGGGAGACCTTCGGCGAGGCCGTGTTCTCCACCGGCATGACCGGCTACCAGGAGACCCTCACCGACCCGTCGTACCACCGCCAGGTCGTGGTCATGACCGCCCCCCACGTCGGCAACACCGGCGTCAACGACGAGGACCCCGAGTCCGGCCGCATCTGGGTCTCCGGCTACGTCGTCCGCGACCCCGCCCGCGTCTCGTCCAACTGGCGCTCCCGGCGCTCGCTGGACGAGGAGCTGCGCAACCAGGGCGTCGTCGGCATCCAGGGCATCGACACCCGCGCCCTCACCCGCCACCTGCGCGAGAGCGGCGCCATGCGCGTCGGCATCTTCTCCGGCAGCGCGCTCCCCGACGAGGGCACCATGCTCGCCGAGGTCCGCCAGCAGCCCGAGATGAAGGGCGCGAACCTCTCCGCCGAGGTCGCCACCCAGGAGACGTACGTCGTCCCCGCGATCGGCCCCGACGGCGAAGCCGTCCCGATCGGCGCCGCGAAGTTCACCGTCGCCGCCGTCGACCTCGGCATCAAGGGCATGACCCCGCACCGGATGGCCGAGCGCGGCATCGAGGTCCACGTCCTGCCCGCCACCGCCACCGCCGAGGACATCTACGCGGTCCAGCCCGACGGCGTGTTCTTCTCCAACGGCCCCGGCGACCCGGCCACCGCCGACGGACCCGTCTCCGTCATGCAGGCCGTCCTGGAGCGCAAGACGCCCCTGTTCGGCATCTGCTTCGGCAACCAGATCCTCGGCCGCGCCCTCGGCTTCGGCACCTACAAGCTGAAGTACGGCCACCGCGGCATCAACCAGCCGGTCCAGGACCGCACCACCGGCAAGGTCGAGGTCACCGCGCACAACCACGGCTTCGCCGTCGACGCGCCCCTCGACAAGGTCTCCGAGACCCCCTTCGGGCGGGTCGAGGTCTCCCACGTCTGCCTGAACGACAACGTCGTGGAAGGCCTCCAGCTGCTCGACCAGCCGGCCTTCTCCGTCCAGTACCACCCCGAGGCGGCCGCGGGCCCGCACGACGCCGCGTACCTCTTCGACCGCTTCGTATCCCTGATGGAGGCCGAGCGTGCCTAA
- a CDS encoding aspartate carbamoyltransferase catalytic subunit yields MMRHLISAADLTRDDAVQILDTAEEMARVADRPIKKLPTLRGRTVCNLFFEDSTRTRISFEAAEKRLSADVINFAAKGSSVSKGESLKDTAQTLEAMGVDAVVIRHSASGAPYRLATSGWIDAPVINAGDGTHQHPTQALLDAFTMRRRLVGRDAGLGQDLAGKRITLVGDVLHSRVARSNVDLLHTLGAEVTLVAPPTLVPVGVETWPCDISYDLDSVLPKSDAVMMLRVQRERMNAAFFPTEREYSRRYGLDGERMAKMPEHAIVMHPGPMVRGMEITAEVADSDRCTVVEQVANGVSVRMAVLYLLLGGNESAVSNPRTEESK; encoded by the coding sequence ATGATGCGTCACCTCATCTCGGCCGCCGACCTCACCCGCGACGACGCCGTCCAGATCCTCGACACCGCCGAGGAGATGGCCCGGGTGGCCGACCGGCCCATCAAGAAGCTGCCGACCCTGCGCGGCCGGACCGTCTGCAACCTCTTCTTCGAGGACTCCACCCGCACCCGGATCTCCTTCGAGGCCGCCGAGAAGCGCCTCTCCGCCGACGTGATCAACTTCGCGGCCAAGGGCTCCAGCGTCTCCAAGGGCGAGTCCCTCAAGGACACCGCGCAGACCCTGGAGGCCATGGGCGTCGACGCGGTCGTCATCCGGCACAGCGCCTCCGGCGCCCCGTACCGGCTCGCCACCTCCGGCTGGATCGACGCCCCCGTCATCAACGCCGGCGACGGCACCCACCAGCACCCCACCCAGGCCCTCCTCGACGCCTTCACCATGCGCCGCCGCCTCGTCGGCCGCGACGCCGGCCTCGGCCAGGACCTCGCCGGCAAGCGGATCACCCTCGTGGGCGACGTCCTGCACAGCCGGGTCGCCCGCTCCAACGTCGACCTGCTCCACACCCTCGGCGCCGAGGTCACCCTGGTGGCCCCGCCCACCCTGGTCCCCGTCGGCGTCGAGACCTGGCCCTGCGACATCTCGTACGACCTCGACAGCGTGCTGCCGAAGTCCGACGCGGTGATGATGCTGCGTGTGCAGCGCGAGCGGATGAACGCCGCCTTCTTCCCGACCGAGCGCGAGTACTCGCGCCGCTACGGGCTCGACGGCGAGCGGATGGCGAAGATGCCCGAGCACGCCATCGTCATGCACCCCGGCCCCATGGTCCGCGGCATGGAGATCACCGCCGAGGTCGCCGACTCCGACCGCTGCACGGTCGTCGAGCAGGTCGCCAACGGCGTCTCCGTCCGGATGGCCGTCCTCTACCTGCTTCTGGGCGGCAACGAGTCCGCCGTCAGCAACCCCCGTACCGAGGAGAGCAAGTAA
- the carB gene encoding carbamoyl-phosphate synthase large subunit, translating to MPKRTDIQSVLVIGSGPIVIGQAAEFDYSGTQACRILKAEGLRVILVNSNPATIMTDPEIADATYVEPITPEFVEKIIAKERPDALLPTLGGQTALNTAISMHEQGVLEKYGVELIGANVEAINKGEDRDLFKGVVEAVKAKIGYGESARSVICHTMDDVLKGVETLGGYPVVVRPSFTMGGAGSGFAHDEEELRRIAGQGLTLSPTTEVLLEESILGWKEYELELMRDKNDNVVVVCSIENFDPMGVHTGDSITVAPAMTLTDREYQRLRDIGIAIIREVGVDTGGCNIQFAVNPDDGRIIVIEMNPRVSRSSALASKATGFPIAKIAARLAVGYTLDEIPNDITEKTPASFEPTLDYVVVKAPRFAFEKFPQADSTLTTTMKSVGEAMAIGRNFTEALQKALRSLEKKGSQFTFTGEPGDKAELLRESVRPTDGRINTVMQAIRAGATPQEVFDATKIDPWFVDQLFLIKEIADDLAAAEKLEPELLAEAKRHGFSDVQIAEIRGLREDVVREVRHALGVRPVYKTVDTCAAEFAAKTPYFYSSYDEESEVAPREKPAVIILGSGPNRIGQGIEFDYSCVHASFALSDAGYETVMVNCNPETVSTDYDTSDRLYFEPLTLEDVLEIVHAETLAGPVAGVVVQLGGQTPLGLSQALKDNGVPVVGTSPEAIHAAEDRGAFGRVLAEAGLPAPKHGTATTFAGAKAIADEIGYPVLVRPSYVLGGRGMEIVYDEARLESYIAESTEISPTRPVLVDRFLDDAIEIDVDALYDGEELYLGGVMEHIEEAGIHSGDSACALPPITLGGFDIKRLRASTEAIAKGVGVRGLINIQFAMAGDILYVLEANPRASRTVPFTSKATAVPLAKAAARISLGATIAELRAEGLLPKNGDGGTLPLDAPISVKEAVMPWSRFRDVHGRGVDTVLGPEMRSTGEVMGIDAVFGTAYAKSQAGAYGPLPTKGRAFISVANRDKRSMIFPARELVAHGFELLATSGTAEVLKRNGINATVVRKLSEGEGPNGEKTIVQLIHDGQVDLIVNTPYGTGGRLDGYEIRTAAVARSVPCLTTVQALAAAVQGIEALGHGDVGVRSLQEHAEHLIAARD from the coding sequence GTGCCTAAGCGCACCGATATCCAGTCCGTCCTGGTCATCGGCTCCGGCCCGATCGTCATCGGCCAGGCCGCAGAGTTCGACTACTCCGGCACCCAGGCCTGCCGCATCCTCAAGGCCGAGGGCCTGCGGGTGATCCTGGTCAACTCCAACCCGGCCACGATCATGACCGACCCGGAGATCGCCGACGCCACCTACGTCGAGCCGATCACCCCCGAGTTCGTCGAGAAGATCATCGCCAAGGAGCGCCCGGACGCCCTCCTGCCCACCCTCGGCGGCCAGACCGCGCTCAACACCGCGATCTCCATGCACGAGCAGGGCGTCCTCGAGAAGTACGGCGTCGAGCTCATCGGCGCCAACGTCGAGGCCATCAACAAGGGCGAGGACCGCGACCTCTTCAAGGGCGTCGTCGAGGCCGTCAAGGCCAAGATCGGATACGGCGAGTCCGCCCGCTCCGTCATCTGCCACACCATGGACGACGTCCTCAAGGGCGTCGAGACGCTCGGCGGCTACCCCGTCGTCGTCCGCCCCTCCTTCACCATGGGCGGCGCCGGCTCCGGCTTCGCCCACGACGAGGAGGAGCTGCGCCGCATCGCCGGCCAGGGCCTGACGCTCTCCCCGACCACCGAGGTGCTCCTGGAGGAGTCCATCCTCGGCTGGAAGGAGTACGAGCTGGAGCTCATGCGCGACAAGAACGACAACGTCGTGGTCGTCTGCTCCATCGAGAACTTCGACCCGATGGGCGTCCACACCGGCGACTCGATCACCGTCGCCCCGGCGATGACGCTCACCGACCGCGAGTACCAGCGCCTGCGCGACATCGGCATCGCGATCATCCGCGAGGTCGGCGTCGACACCGGCGGCTGCAACATCCAGTTCGCGGTCAACCCGGACGACGGCCGGATCATCGTGATCGAGATGAACCCGCGCGTCTCCCGCTCCTCGGCGCTCGCCTCCAAGGCGACCGGCTTCCCCATCGCCAAGATCGCGGCCCGTCTCGCCGTCGGCTACACGCTGGACGAGATCCCGAACGACATCACGGAGAAGACCCCGGCGTCCTTCGAGCCCACGCTCGACTATGTCGTCGTCAAGGCCCCGCGCTTCGCCTTCGAGAAGTTCCCGCAGGCCGACTCCACCCTCACCACCACCATGAAGTCGGTCGGCGAGGCCATGGCCATCGGCCGCAACTTCACCGAGGCCCTCCAGAAGGCCCTGCGCTCCCTGGAGAAGAAGGGCTCGCAGTTCACCTTCACCGGCGAGCCCGGCGACAAGGCCGAACTGCTCCGCGAGTCGGTCCGTCCGACCGACGGCCGCATCAACACGGTCATGCAGGCCATCCGCGCGGGCGCCACCCCGCAGGAGGTCTTCGACGCCACCAAGATCGACCCGTGGTTCGTCGACCAGCTCTTCCTGATCAAGGAGATCGCCGACGACCTGGCCGCCGCCGAGAAGCTCGAGCCCGAGCTGCTCGCCGAGGCCAAGCGCCACGGCTTCTCCGACGTCCAGATCGCCGAGATCCGCGGCCTGCGCGAGGACGTCGTCCGCGAGGTCCGGCACGCCCTCGGCGTCCGCCCGGTCTACAAGACGGTCGACACCTGCGCCGCCGAGTTCGCCGCCAAGACCCCGTACTTCTACTCGTCCTACGACGAGGAGTCCGAGGTCGCCCCGCGCGAGAAGCCCGCGGTGATCATCCTGGGCTCCGGCCCGAACCGCATCGGCCAGGGCATCGAGTTCGACTACTCCTGCGTCCACGCCTCCTTCGCCCTGAGCGACGCCGGCTACGAGACCGTGATGGTCAACTGCAACCCGGAGACCGTCTCGACGGACTACGACACCTCCGACCGCCTGTACTTCGAGCCGCTGACGCTGGAAGACGTGCTGGAGATCGTCCACGCCGAGACCCTCGCCGGCCCCGTCGCCGGTGTCGTCGTCCAGCTCGGCGGCCAGACCCCGCTGGGCCTGTCGCAGGCGCTCAAGGACAACGGCGTGCCGGTCGTCGGCACCTCCCCGGAGGCCATCCACGCCGCCGAGGACCGCGGCGCCTTCGGCCGCGTCCTCGCCGAGGCCGGGCTCCCCGCGCCGAAGCACGGCACCGCGACCACCTTCGCCGGCGCCAAGGCCATCGCCGACGAGATCGGCTACCCCGTCCTCGTACGCCCCTCGTACGTGCTCGGCGGCCGCGGCATGGAGATCGTGTACGACGAGGCCCGCCTGGAGTCGTACATCGCCGAGTCCACCGAGATCAGCCCCACCCGGCCGGTCCTGGTCGACCGCTTCCTCGACGACGCCATCGAGATCGACGTCGACGCGCTCTACGACGGCGAGGAGCTCTACCTCGGCGGCGTCATGGAGCACATCGAGGAGGCCGGCATCCACTCCGGCGACTCGGCCTGCGCCCTGCCCCCGATCACCCTCGGCGGCTTCGACATCAAGCGCCTGCGCGCCTCCACCGAGGCCATCGCCAAGGGCGTCGGCGTCCGCGGCCTGATCAACATCCAGTTCGCCATGGCCGGCGACATCCTGTACGTGCTCGAGGCGAACCCGCGCGCCTCCCGGACCGTCCCCTTCACCTCGAAGGCGACCGCCGTGCCGCTCGCGAAGGCCGCCGCCCGCATCTCGCTCGGCGCCACCATCGCCGAGCTGCGCGCCGAGGGCCTGCTGCCGAAGAACGGCGACGGCGGCACCCTGCCGCTCGACGCGCCGATCTCCGTCAAGGAGGCCGTGATGCCGTGGTCGCGCTTCCGCGACGTGCACGGCCGCGGCGTCGACACCGTCCTCGGCCCGGAGATGCGCTCCACCGGCGAGGTCATGGGCATCGACGCGGTCTTCGGCACGGCCTACGCCAAGTCGCAGGCCGGCGCCTACGGCCCGCTGCCCACCAAGGGCCGCGCGTTCATCTCGGTCGCCAACCGCGACAAGCGCTCGATGATCTTCCCGGCCCGCGAGCTCGTCGCCCACGGCTTCGAGCTGCTCGCCACCTCCGGCACCGCCGAGGTCCTCAAGCGGAACGGCATCAACGCCACGGTCGTCCGCAAGCTCAGCGAGGGCGAGGGCCCGAACGGCGAGAAGACCATCGTCCAGCTCATCCACGACGGCCAGGTCGACCTGATCGTCAACACTCCGTACGGCACCGGCGGCCGCCTCGACGGCTACGAGATCCGCACGGCCGCGGTGGCGCGCAGCGTCCCCTGCCTCACCACGGTCCAGGCGCTCGCCGCGGCCGTCCAGGGCATCGAGGCGCTGGGCCACGGCGACGTCGGCGTCCGCTCGCTCCAGGAACACGCGGAGCACCTGATCGCGGCCCGCGACTAG
- the pyrF gene encoding orotidine-5'-phosphate decarboxylase, protein MTLSFGTRLRSAMDERGPLCVGIDPHAALLDSWGLTDDIAGLERFTFTVVEALAETVAVFKPQSAFFERFGSRGIAVLERATADLRAAGGLVVMDAKRGDIGSTMAAYAETFLRKDSPLFSDALTVSPYLGYGALKPAVDLARESGAGLFVLALTSNPEGAEVQRAVREDGRTIGATMLAHLAEENAGETPMGSFGAVVGATLGDLSSFDLDINGPLLAPGIGAQGATPADLPAVFGAAVGNVVPNVSRGVLRHGPDVAALRDSAHRYADEIRAAVAG, encoded by the coding sequence ATGACTCTCTCCTTCGGCACCCGCCTGCGCTCCGCCATGGACGAGCGCGGCCCCCTCTGCGTCGGCATCGACCCGCACGCCGCCCTGCTGGACTCCTGGGGCCTGACCGACGACATCGCCGGCCTGGAGCGCTTCACCTTCACCGTCGTCGAGGCCCTCGCCGAGACCGTGGCCGTCTTCAAGCCGCAGTCCGCCTTCTTCGAGCGCTTCGGCTCGCGCGGCATCGCCGTCCTGGAGCGCGCCACCGCCGATCTGCGCGCGGCCGGCGGCCTGGTCGTCATGGACGCCAAGCGCGGCGACATCGGCTCCACCATGGCCGCGTACGCGGAGACCTTCCTGCGCAAGGACTCCCCGCTCTTCTCCGACGCGCTGACGGTCTCCCCGTACCTCGGCTACGGCGCCCTGAAGCCCGCCGTCGACCTGGCCCGGGAGTCCGGCGCCGGCCTCTTCGTGCTGGCCCTCACCTCCAACCCGGAGGGCGCCGAGGTCCAGCGGGCGGTCCGTGAGGACGGCCGCACCATCGGCGCGACCATGCTCGCCCACCTCGCCGAGGAGAACGCGGGGGAGACCCCGATGGGCTCCTTCGGCGCGGTCGTCGGCGCCACCCTCGGCGACCTGTCCTCCTTCGACCTGGACATCAACGGGCCGCTCCTCGCCCCCGGCATCGGCGCCCAGGGCGCGACCCCCGCCGACCTCCCGGCCGTCTTCGGCGCGGCGGTCGGCAACGTCGTCCCGAACGTCAGCCGCGGGGTCCTGCGCCACGGCCCGGACGTGGCCGCCCTGCGGGACTCGGCGCACCGCTACGCGGACGAGATCCGCGCGGCCGTCGCCGGCTGA
- a CDS encoding quinone-dependent dihydroorotate dehydrogenase: MYKLFFNLFFKRMDPEKAHYLAFRWIRLAAGTPVLRTFVAAVLAPRYKELRTEALGLRMHGPFGLAAGFDKNAVAIDGMSMLGFDHVEIGTVTGEAQPGNPKKRLFRLVPDRALINRMGFNNEGSAAVAARLGARNPVFRTVVGVNIGKTKVVPEAEAAADYVKSTERLAAHADYLVVNVSSPNTPGLRNLQATESLRPLLIAVREAADRTVTDRRVPLLVKIAPDLADEDVDAVADLALELGLDGIIATNTTIAREGLGLKSDPALVKETGGLSGAPVKERSLAVLRRLHARVGDRLVLVGVGGIENAEDAWQRILAGATLVQGYSAFIYEGPFYARAIRKGLAARLAASPYATLAEAVGADNRKATR; this comes from the coding sequence ATGTACAAGCTCTTCTTCAACCTGTTCTTCAAGCGGATGGACCCCGAGAAGGCCCACTACCTGGCCTTCCGCTGGATCCGGCTCGCCGCCGGCACCCCGGTCCTGCGCACCTTCGTGGCCGCCGTCCTCGCGCCCCGGTACAAGGAGCTGCGCACCGAGGCCCTGGGCCTCCGCATGCACGGCCCCTTCGGGCTCGCCGCCGGCTTCGACAAGAACGCCGTCGCCATCGACGGCATGTCGATGCTCGGCTTCGACCACGTCGAGATCGGCACCGTCACCGGCGAGGCCCAGCCCGGCAACCCCAAGAAGCGCCTCTTCCGGCTCGTCCCGGACCGCGCCCTGATCAACCGCATGGGCTTCAACAACGAGGGCTCCGCCGCCGTCGCCGCCCGCCTGGGCGCCCGCAACCCCGTCTTCAGGACGGTCGTCGGCGTCAACATCGGCAAGACCAAGGTCGTCCCCGAGGCCGAGGCCGCCGCCGACTACGTGAAGTCCACCGAGCGCCTCGCCGCCCACGCCGACTACCTCGTCGTCAACGTCTCCTCCCCGAACACCCCCGGGCTGCGCAACCTCCAGGCCACCGAGTCCCTGCGCCCGCTGCTCATCGCCGTCCGCGAGGCCGCCGACCGCACGGTCACCGACCGCCGGGTCCCCCTCCTGGTCAAGATCGCCCCCGACCTGGCCGACGAGGACGTCGACGCGGTCGCCGACCTCGCCCTGGAGCTCGGCCTCGACGGCATCATCGCCACCAACACCACCATCGCGCGCGAGGGCCTCGGCCTGAAGTCCGACCCCGCGCTGGTCAAGGAGACCGGCGGCCTGTCCGGCGCGCCCGTCAAGGAGCGCTCCCTGGCCGTCCTGCGCCGCCTCCACGCGCGCGTGGGCGACCGCCTGGTCCTGGTGGGAGTCGGCGGCATCGAGAACGCCGAGGACGCCTGGCAGCGCATCCTCGCCGGCGCCACCCTCGTCCAGGGCTACAGCGCCTTCATCTACGAGGGCCCGTTCTACGCCCGCGCGATCCGCAAGGGCCTCGCGGCGCGCCTCGCGGCCTCCCCGTACGCCACCCTCGCCGAGGCCGTCGGCGCCGACAACCGAAAGGCCACGCGATGA
- the rpoZ gene encoding DNA-directed RNA polymerase subunit omega codes for MSSSITAPEGIINPPIDELLEATDSKYSLVIYAAKRARQINAYYSQLGEGLLEYVGPLVDTHVHEKPLSIALREINAGLLTSEAIEGPAQ; via the coding sequence GTGTCCTCTTCCATCACCGCGCCCGAGGGCATCATCAACCCGCCGATCGACGAGCTGCTCGAGGCCACGGACTCGAAGTACAGCCTCGTGATCTACGCGGCCAAGCGCGCGCGTCAGATCAACGCGTACTACTCCCAGCTCGGCGAGGGCCTGCTGGAGTACGTGGGTCCGCTCGTCGACACCCACGTCCACGAGAAGCCGCTCTCGATCGCCCTGCGCGAGATCAACGCGGGTCTGCTGACGTCCGAGGCCATCGAGGGCCCCGCGCAGTAA
- a CDS encoding integration host factor, translating to MALPPLTPEQRAAALEKAAAARRERAEVKNRLKHSGASLQEVIKSGQENDVIGKMKVSALLESLPGVGKVRAKQIMERLGISESRRVRGLGSNQIASLEREFGSTGA from the coding sequence GTGGCTCTTCCGCCCCTTACCCCTGAACAGCGCGCAGCCGCGCTCGAAAAGGCCGCCGCGGCTCGCCGGGAGCGGGCCGAGGTCAAGAATCGACTCAAGCACTCCGGCGCCTCCCTCCAGGAGGTCATCAAGAGCGGCCAGGAGAACGACGTCATCGGCAAGATGAAGGTCTCCGCGCTGCTCGAGTCGCTGCCCGGCGTCGGCAAGGTCCGCGCCAAGCAGATCATGGAGCGCCTCGGCATCTCCGAGAGCCGTCGCGTCCGTGGTCTCGGCTCCAACCAGATCGCCTCCCTGGAGCGCGAGTTCGGCAGCACCGGCGCCTGA
- the gmk gene encoding guanylate kinase, producing the protein MAAEVRPRLTVLSGPSGVGKSTVVAHMRKVHPEVWLSVSATTRKPRPGEKHGVHYFFVADDEFDKLIANGELLEWAEFAGNRYGTPRGAVLERLDAGEPVLLEIDLQGARQVKDSMPESQLVFLAPPSWEELVRRLTGRGTESAEVIERRLEAAKVELAAESEFDTTLVNTSVEDVARELLTLMHVV; encoded by the coding sequence ATGGCAGCAGAGGTACGTCCGCGGCTGACCGTGCTCTCCGGCCCCTCAGGGGTCGGCAAGAGCACGGTCGTCGCTCATATGCGCAAGGTCCACCCCGAGGTCTGGCTCTCGGTGTCGGCGACGACTCGGAAGCCCCGCCCCGGCGAGAAGCACGGCGTCCACTACTTCTTCGTCGCGGACGACGAGTTCGACAAGCTGATCGCCAACGGTGAGCTCCTCGAGTGGGCCGAGTTCGCGGGCAACCGCTACGGCACCCCCCGCGGCGCCGTCCTCGAGCGTCTTGACGCCGGCGAGCCCGTGCTCCTGGAGATCGACCTCCAGGGCGCTCGCCAGGTGAAGGACTCCATGCCGGAGTCCCAGCTGGTCTTCCTGGCCCCGCCGAGCTGGGAGGAGCTGGTCCGCCGGCTCACCGGCCGCGGCACCGAGTCGGCCGAGGTCATCGAGCGCCGACTGGAGGCCGCGAAGGTCGAGCTGGCCGCCGAGTCGGAGTTCGACACCACCCTCGTCAACACCTCCGTCGAGGACGTCGCGCGCGAGCTGCTAACGTTGATGCACGTTGTCTGA